The Microvirgula aerodenitrificans DSM 15089 genome has a segment encoding these proteins:
- a CDS encoding transporter substrate-binding domain-containing protein has protein sequence MRKFLAVLALVGLSTTTLAADLLDTVQARGTLKIATEGTYPPFSFKDKQQQLTGFDVEIGREIARRLKVKPEFVQSEWSGMLAGLQAGKYDIALNQVSVTPQRQQIFDFSVPYTISSAQLVVRKNETRVFRSLDDLKGKKLGVGQGSNYADMAKKVDGVEVKTYPGAPEYLQDLATGRIDAALNDSLMIPFSIKESRLPVKAGAPVGDLTTMAVPFARGNPKFKTAVDAALNGMKKDGTFRTLSVKWFGIDVSKAPAHKK, from the coding sequence ATGCGTAAATTCCTTGCTGTGCTGGCACTCGTCGGCCTGAGCACCACCACCCTGGCTGCCGACCTGCTCGATACGGTGCAGGCCCGCGGCACGCTGAAAATCGCCACCGAAGGCACCTACCCACCGTTCTCGTTCAAGGACAAGCAGCAGCAACTGACTGGCTTCGATGTCGAGATCGGCCGCGAGATCGCCAGGCGCCTGAAGGTCAAACCGGAGTTCGTGCAGAGCGAGTGGAGCGGCATGCTGGCCGGTCTGCAGGCCGGCAAGTACGACATTGCACTGAACCAGGTGTCGGTGACGCCGCAGCGTCAGCAGATCTTCGACTTCAGCGTGCCGTACACGATTTCCAGCGCCCAGTTGGTGGTGCGCAAGAATGAAACCCGCGTCTTCCGCTCGCTGGACGATCTGAAGGGCAAGAAGCTCGGCGTCGGCCAGGGCAGCAACTACGCCGACATGGCGAAGAAGGTCGACGGCGTCGAGGTCAAGACTTACCCGGGCGCACCGGAATACCTGCAGGATCTGGCCACCGGCCGCATCGATGCCGCGCTGAACGACAGCCTGATGATTCCGTTCTCGATCAAGGAATCGCGCCTGCCGGTCAAGGCCGGCGCGCCGGTCGGCGACCTGACCACCATGGCGGTGCCGTTCGCCAGGGGCAATCCGAAATTCAAGACCGCCGTCGACGCCGCGCTGAACGGCATGAAGAAGGACGGCACGTTCAGGACGCTGTCGGTCAAGTGGTTCGGCATCGACGTCTCGAAGGCGCCGGCGCACAAGAAGTAA
- a CDS encoding amino acid ABC transporter permease, with protein sequence MNWMELLQTALPVMLAGAGYTLMFAVTSMVLGLALGFAVALLRVARVPVLAPIAATYVSLMRGTPLLVQIFVIYYGLPSVGIEFSPVPAGILALTLNVAAYLSESMRGALAGVERGQWDAGLSLGFTWWQSMRYIIAPQALRLAVPSLANSLISLIKDTSLVSVITVGELMLATKDVIAQTFQPLPLYLAAAGIYWLLSFLFERVQKRVETRLAVAHRH encoded by the coding sequence ATGAACTGGATGGAACTGCTGCAGACCGCGCTGCCGGTCATGCTGGCCGGGGCCGGCTACACCTTGATGTTTGCCGTGACCAGCATGGTGCTGGGACTGGCGCTGGGCTTCGCCGTGGCGCTACTGCGCGTCGCCCGGGTGCCGGTGCTGGCCCCGATTGCCGCCACCTATGTCAGCCTGATGCGCGGCACGCCGCTGCTGGTGCAGATTTTCGTCATCTACTACGGGCTGCCGAGCGTCGGCATCGAGTTCTCGCCGGTGCCGGCCGGCATTCTGGCGCTGACGCTGAATGTCGCCGCCTACCTGTCGGAATCGATGCGCGGCGCACTGGCCGGCGTCGAGCGCGGGCAATGGGATGCCGGGCTGTCGCTGGGCTTCACCTGGTGGCAAAGCATGCGCTACATCATCGCGCCGCAGGCGCTGCGCCTGGCCGTGCCCAGCCTCGCCAACAGCCTGATCTCGCTGATCAAGGACACGTCGCTGGTCTCGGTCATCACCGTGGGCGAGCTGATGCTGGCCACCAAGGACGTGATCGCACAGACCTTCCAGCCACTGCCGCTGTACCTGGCCGCAGCCGGTATCTACTGGCTGCTGAGTTTTCTGTTCGAGCGGGTACAGAAGCGGGTGGAAACCCGCCTCGCCGTCGCGCACCGGCACTGA